A region of Photobacterium sanguinicancri DNA encodes the following proteins:
- a CDS encoding YeaC family protein, translated as MDLEQILQAMTPEVYQRLMTAVEIGKWPDGTALTQEQRDATMQAVMLYQSRNNQDAEHMSIEVGGEIKFKSKAELKRDFGENEPTGSVDDIARFNHSEL; from the coding sequence ATGGATCTAGAACAAATATTACAAGCGATGACACCAGAAGTTTATCAACGTTTGATGACAGCGGTAGAAATTGGCAAATGGCCCGATGGAACAGCATTAACGCAAGAGCAGCGTGACGCAACAATGCAGGCAGTAATGTTATACCAATCCCGTAATAATCAAGATGCAGAGCATATGAGCATCGAAGTTGGCGGTGAAATTAAGTTTAAGTCGAAAGCGGAACTCAAGCGCGATTTTGGTGAGAATGAACCAACGGGTTCAGTCGACGATATTGCACGCTTCAACCATAGTGAGCTATAG
- a CDS encoding glutathione S-transferase family protein, giving the protein MILHGASISPFVRKIMLSLAYKGISYQLEPLNPFLEKELAHKRHPMGKVPVLEHDGQSIMDSTVIAHYLDDLYPVPPLYSGDAKVRAKIRWLEEYADTRLTSLVSGVLFYQKIMRGKMLNKDVDEEAIEQCIQHHLPLALQYLEEQMPNSGFIGEHFSMAEISVWSILRNGWMAGLRVESDYPKLHAYLMMIEQEPIVANMVSEEDHELRGFYCSPISLKST; this is encoded by the coding sequence ATGATCCTACACGGTGCTTCAATTTCCCCTTTTGTCAGAAAAATCATGCTATCGCTCGCCTATAAAGGCATTAGCTATCAACTCGAGCCCTTAAATCCATTTTTAGAAAAAGAACTCGCTCACAAACGCCACCCCATGGGAAAAGTGCCAGTTCTTGAGCATGATGGCCAAAGCATTATGGACTCGACTGTCATCGCCCATTACCTTGATGATCTCTACCCTGTACCCCCACTGTACTCTGGTGATGCCAAGGTACGCGCAAAAATCAGATGGCTAGAAGAGTACGCAGATACGCGATTAACATCACTCGTGAGCGGTGTCTTGTTTTACCAGAAGATCATGCGAGGCAAGATGCTAAATAAAGATGTTGATGAAGAAGCCATTGAACAATGCATCCAACATCACCTGCCACTTGCACTTCAATACCTTGAAGAGCAAATGCCTAACAGTGGGTTCATTGGTGAACATTTTTCAATGGCAGAGATCAGTGTGTGGAGTATTTTACGTAATGGCTGGATGGCAGGCTTACGCGTAGAATCAGACTACCCTAAATTACACGCCTATTTAATGATGATTGAACAAGAACCCATTGTCGCCAATATGGTGAGTGAAGAAGACCATGAACTACGGGGATTCTATTGCTCCCCTATCAGTCTAAAAAGCACCTAA
- a CDS encoding D-hexose-6-phosphate mutarotase produces MDLRNLPTINALSDAVTVCEYNGVKIIRVIHNTVEAGISLHGGHLIWFKPANQDDVIWLSEEAIIDPNKAIRGGIPVCWPWFGKAGTPSHGFARNSQWAIKEHRENETGVIVALSLQDSDATREIWPHKFELTITFELGESLKVSLTSTNTDDHAWSYGGALHTYFDIADITKAHLTGMGAPYIDGVQGGVQVEGGNALLITQEVDRVYTAPEAIIAIHDTPRQRQILVENQGHNAAVIWNPWQALCENMADMATNSFETMVCVESTIHGEGVTLAPNESHTLSTTVSLAAE; encoded by the coding sequence ATGGATTTACGTAATCTCCCAACTATCAATGCCCTTTCAGATGCTGTTACTGTATGTGAATACAATGGCGTTAAAATTATTCGAGTGATCCACAACACCGTTGAAGCCGGGATCTCACTGCATGGCGGCCACTTAATATGGTTCAAACCAGCAAACCAAGACGATGTGATTTGGTTGAGTGAAGAGGCCATCATAGACCCAAACAAAGCCATTCGTGGTGGTATTCCTGTTTGCTGGCCATGGTTTGGTAAAGCTGGCACCCCATCACACGGTTTTGCACGTAACAGCCAGTGGGCAATCAAAGAGCACCGTGAAAACGAGACTGGTGTCATCGTTGCCCTGAGCCTGCAAGATTCAGATGCAACACGCGAAATCTGGCCGCATAAATTCGAACTAACGATCACTTTCGAGTTAGGCGAAAGCTTAAAAGTAAGCCTTACGTCTACCAATACCGATGATCACGCTTGGTCTTATGGCGGTGCACTCCATACTTATTTCGATATTGCAGATATCACAAAAGCACACCTAACGGGAATGGGCGCTCCTTACATCGATGGTGTTCAAGGTGGCGTTCAAGTGGAAGGTGGAAATGCACTCTTGATCACCCAAGAAGTTGATCGTGTATATACAGCACCAGAAGCAATCATTGCGATTCACGACACCCCTCGTCAACGCCAAATATTGGTTGAAAACCAAGGCCATAACGCAGCTGTTATTTGGAACCCATGGCAGGCGCTGTGTGAAAATATGGCAGACATGGCAACCAATAGCTTCGAGACTATGGTTTGTGTTGAATCAACTATCCACGGCGAAGGCGTAACATTAGCACCAAATGAATCTCACACCTTATCGACAACCGTGAGCTTAGCTGCTGAATAA
- a CDS encoding VOC family protein, whose amino-acid sequence MSISRVDTVSIPVSDQAQALVFYRDALGFELIRDHCANDDKRWVQLAPKGAETTISLVRPFAGMKAGSVQGLVVQTDDITSTYNELSGRGVGLSEIVTLLSGRFATFADPDGNGWVLIEANTSMLA is encoded by the coding sequence ATGAGTATTTCTCGCGTTGATACTGTTTCCATTCCAGTATCGGATCAAGCGCAAGCATTAGTATTTTATCGGGATGCATTAGGGTTTGAGCTAATTCGTGATCACTGTGCAAATGATGATAAGCGTTGGGTACAGCTTGCACCAAAAGGTGCAGAGACAACCATTAGTTTGGTCAGGCCTTTTGCGGGAATGAAAGCAGGGTCTGTACAGGGGCTGGTGGTGCAAACTGACGATATTACATCAACATATAATGAGTTGAGCGGTCGTGGGGTTGGATTATCTGAAATTGTGACGCTATTGAGTGGCCGTTTTGCAACCTTTGCCGATCCAGATGGTAATGGTTGGGTTTTGATTGAAGCCAATACTAGTATGTTGGCATAG
- the msrB gene encoding peptide-methionine (R)-S-oxide reductase MsrB yields the protein MTNKNDAYWREKLSPEQYQVCREQGTEAPFSGTLLHNRETGVYHCTCCEAPLFQSNNKYDSGCGWPSFDAPIEKSAIRYIEDNSHGMSRTEIRCAECDSHLGHVFPDGPQTTGERYCVNSVSLQFKA from the coding sequence ATGACTAATAAAAACGATGCGTACTGGCGAGAGAAATTATCCCCTGAACAGTATCAAGTCTGTCGTGAACAAGGTACTGAAGCGCCGTTTAGTGGCACGCTTCTGCATAATCGTGAAACGGGTGTTTATCATTGCACATGTTGTGAAGCGCCATTATTTCAATCGAATAATAAATATGATTCAGGTTGTGGCTGGCCTAGCTTTGATGCCCCGATAGAAAAAAGTGCTATTCGATACATTGAAGACAACTCGCATGGGATGAGCCGAACAGAAATTCGTTGTGCAGAATGTGATAGCCATTTGGGGCATGTATTCCCTGATGGCCCTCAAACAACGGGCGAGCGTTATTGTGTTAACTCAGTGTCGTTGCAATTTAAAGCATGA
- the gap gene encoding type I glyceraldehyde-3-phosphate dehydrogenase, protein MTIKVGINGFGRIGRFVFRAAQERNDIEVVGINDLIDVDYMAYMLKYDSTHGRFNGTVEVEGGNLIVNGKTVRVTAERNPEDLKWDAINVDVVAEATGLFLTDETARKHITAGAKKVVLTGPSKDATPMFVMGVNDSTYAGQDIVSNASCTTNCLAPVAKVLNDKFGIESGLMTTVHATTATQKTVDGPSAKDWRGGRGASQNIIPSSTGAAKAVGVVLPELNGLLTGMAFRVPTANVSVVDLTVNLKTAASYETICAAMKEASEGELKGVLGYTEDAVVSQDFIGEVQTSVFDAKAGVALTDKFVKVVAWYDNEIGYSNKVLDLIAHISK, encoded by the coding sequence ATGACTATCAAAGTAGGTATTAATGGTTTTGGCCGTATCGGTCGTTTTGTTTTCCGTGCAGCGCAAGAGCGCAACGACATCGAAGTTGTTGGTATCAACGACCTAATCGACGTTGACTACATGGCATACATGCTTAAGTACGATTCAACTCACGGCCGTTTCAACGGTACTGTTGAAGTTGAAGGCGGTAACCTAATCGTTAACGGTAAAACTGTACGTGTAACTGCTGAGCGTAACCCTGAAGATCTTAAGTGGGATGCAATCAACGTTGACGTAGTTGCTGAAGCAACTGGTCTTTTCCTAACTGACGAGACTGCACGTAAGCACATCACTGCTGGTGCTAAGAAAGTTGTTCTTACTGGTCCTTCAAAAGACGCAACTCCAATGTTCGTAATGGGTGTTAACGACTCTACTTACGCTGGCCAAGACATCGTTTCTAACGCTTCTTGTACTACTAACTGTCTAGCACCTGTTGCTAAAGTTCTTAACGACAAGTTCGGTATCGAATCTGGTCTTATGACTACAGTTCACGCAACTACAGCTACTCAAAAAACTGTAGATGGCCCTTCTGCTAAAGACTGGCGTGGTGGTCGTGGTGCTTCTCAGAACATCATCCCATCTTCAACTGGTGCTGCTAAAGCTGTAGGCGTTGTTCTTCCTGAACTAAACGGCCTTCTAACTGGTATGGCTTTCCGCGTACCAACTGCAAACGTTTCTGTTGTTGACCTTACAGTTAACCTAAAAACTGCTGCATCTTACGAAACTATCTGTGCTGCTATGAAAGAAGCATCAGAAGGCGAGCTTAAGGGTGTACTTGGTTACACTGAAGACGCTGTTGTTTCTCAAGATTTCATCGGTGAAGTTCAAACTTCAGTATTCGATGCTAAAGCTGGTGTTGCGCTAACTGACAAATTCGTTAAAGTTGTAGCTTGGTACGACAACGAAATCGGTTACTCAAACAAAGTTCTAGACCTAATCGCACATATCTCTAAGTAA
- the ansA gene encoding asparaginase: MERKHIYIAYTGGTIGMQKSDHGYVPVAGFMEKQLASMPEFHRSEMPKFTIHEYEPLIDSSDMTPADWQRIADDIKENYDDYDGFIILHGTDTMAYTASALSFMFDNLDKPVIVTGSQIPIAEIRSDGQSNLLNSLHVAANYPINEVTVFFNNQLIRGNRSTKAHADGFGAFISPNLPPLLEAGINIQVNNVEVDKKPDAPFKVHNITPQPIGVITMYPGISPEVIRNTLRQPVNAMILLTFGVGNAPQNPDLLAQLKEATDRGVIVINLTQCLSGKVNMGGYATGCALADAGVLSGYDMTPEAALAKLHYLLSKNLPAETVRSMMQQDLRGELTH; the protein is encoded by the coding sequence ATGGAAAGAAAACACATTTACATTGCTTATACTGGCGGCACAATTGGCATGCAGAAGTCAGACCATGGTTACGTTCCTGTTGCGGGGTTCATGGAAAAGCAACTAGCAAGCATGCCAGAATTCCATCGTTCAGAAATGCCAAAATTTACTATCCATGAATACGAGCCTCTGATCGATTCTTCGGATATGACGCCAGCGGATTGGCAGCGCATTGCTGATGATATTAAAGAAAACTACGACGACTACGACGGTTTCATCATTCTTCATGGTACGGATACCATGGCGTACACAGCGTCAGCTTTGTCGTTTATGTTTGATAACCTAGATAAGCCAGTGATCGTTACTGGTTCGCAAATCCCAATTGCAGAGATCCGTTCAGATGGCCAAAGTAACCTACTGAACTCTTTGCATGTTGCTGCAAATTACCCAATTAACGAAGTAACTGTGTTCTTTAACAACCAATTAATTCGTGGTAACCGCAGTACGAAAGCCCACGCAGATGGTTTTGGTGCATTCATTTCACCAAACCTACCACCTTTGCTTGAGGCGGGGATCAATATTCAAGTTAACAATGTAGAAGTTGATAAAAAGCCCGATGCACCGTTTAAAGTACATAACATCACACCACAACCAATTGGTGTTATTACTATGTATCCAGGTATTTCGCCGGAAGTTATTCGCAACACACTTCGTCAACCCGTTAATGCTATGATTTTGCTTACTTTTGGTGTGGGTAACGCCCCACAAAATCCAGATTTGTTAGCACAATTGAAAGAAGCAACAGATCGCGGTGTTATTGTCATCAACCTAACACAGTGCCTATCAGGTAAAGTGAATATGGGTGGCTACGCAACAGGCTGTGCACTGGCAGATGCAGGTGTTTTGAGCGGTTACGATATGACGCCAGAAGCTGCGTTAGCAAAACTACATTACCTGCTGTCGAAGAACCTACCAGCAGAAACGGTACGTAGCATGATGCAGCAAGACCTACGTGGTGAGCTGACTCACTAA
- a CDS encoding DUF2989 domain-containing protein: protein MRASPNMRANTNSKSMNSTVKIKATTFKFLTVMGCTLALSGCFERHRSTDSLCESYPEICAQLNVNDGQCRLQRASLIWKRYDVLKNPIDSEKFKELKFTHSYQMCLEYAARIEPTELKERKSNRMKALIHSYDAIDRLNAELENSIDPEIIYYRWSQGDKRAMRQFLRLEGKPALETPDLQLALATYYSGKDQSKTVSILLHALSLYTKGETVKPEIIQSLATIHHQQKNNEHAYLWSIVGAEFNMPVANKEKLASFYPMTDEKREQIEQHAKVVIKALKRGTFTASLGQ from the coding sequence ATGCGAGCTTCACCTAACATGCGTGCAAACACCAATTCAAAGTCAATGAATTCAACAGTCAAAATAAAGGCAACAACATTCAAATTTCTGACTGTTATGGGTTGCACACTGGCACTGAGTGGCTGCTTTGAACGCCACCGTTCGACAGACAGCTTATGTGAATCTTATCCGGAAATTTGCGCACAATTGAATGTTAATGACGGTCAATGTCGCTTACAACGCGCCAGCTTGATCTGGAAACGTTATGACGTGTTAAAAAACCCAATTGATAGCGAGAAATTTAAAGAGCTGAAATTCACTCATAGCTATCAAATGTGTTTAGAGTATGCCGCGCGTATCGAACCGACCGAACTGAAAGAACGTAAAAGTAATCGTATGAAAGCACTAATTCATAGCTATGATGCGATAGATCGCCTTAATGCCGAGCTCGAAAATTCCATCGACCCCGAAATCATTTATTACCGATGGTCACAAGGTGACAAACGCGCAATGCGCCAATTTTTACGATTGGAGGGGAAACCCGCATTAGAAACACCGGATCTACAGCTCGCACTCGCCACTTATTACAGTGGTAAAGATCAAAGCAAAACCGTAAGTATTTTGTTGCATGCCCTATCACTGTACACAAAAGGGGAAACGGTAAAACCTGAGATCATTCAATCTTTAGCCACCATCCACCATCAACAGAAAAATAACGAGCATGCCTACCTTTGGTCAATTGTTGGTGCTGAATTTAATATGCCTGTCGCTAATAAAGAAAAGCTAGCTAGCTTCTATCCAATGACAGATGAAAAGCGAGAGCAAATAGAACAACATGCAAAAGTCGTGATCAAAGCACTTAAACGCGGAACGTTCACCGCATCTCTTGGCCAATAA
- a CDS encoding YeaH/YhbH family protein yields MAHFIDRRLNGKNKSTVNRQRFLRRHKQQIKESIADAVNKRSITDVESGENITIPSRDIKEPSFHQGRGGQREVVHPGNDQFSPGDRIERPQGGAGQGGSGEGQASQDGEGQDEFVFQISKDEYLDLLFEDLELPNLEKNQMNKVVEWKTFRSGYKSSGVPSNIAIVKSLQNSLARRTAMTAAKRRHLRELEAELEQLKSTEPAQPFEEERVKQDIQALREKINRVPFIDTFDLRYKNYERRPLPTSQAVMFCLMDVSGSMDQATKDIAKRFYILLYLFLNRTYKNVDVVFIRHHTQAKEVDEHEFFYSQETGGTIVSSALRMMDDIIKKRYPPGEWNVYAAQASDGDNWADDSPGCRQLLKESILPVTRYYSYIEITRRAHQTLWREYETLQGSHANFAMQNIRTVDDIFPVFRELFKKQVS; encoded by the coding sequence ATGGCGCATTTTATAGATCGCAGGCTCAATGGTAAAAATAAAAGCACGGTGAATCGCCAGCGCTTTTTACGCCGCCACAAACAGCAGATTAAAGAATCTATTGCTGATGCGGTTAATAAGCGTTCGATCACTGATGTTGAGAGTGGGGAGAATATCACTATCCCTTCTCGTGATATCAAAGAGCCGAGCTTTCACCAAGGCCGTGGTGGACAACGTGAAGTTGTCCACCCGGGCAACGACCAATTCTCTCCAGGTGACCGCATTGAACGCCCCCAAGGAGGGGCGGGACAAGGCGGTTCAGGAGAAGGTCAAGCCAGCCAAGACGGTGAAGGCCAAGATGAATTTGTATTCCAAATTTCCAAAGATGAGTACCTCGATTTACTGTTTGAAGATTTGGAGCTACCTAACCTAGAAAAAAATCAGATGAATAAAGTCGTCGAATGGAAAACGTTCCGTTCAGGCTATAAATCATCAGGTGTGCCATCCAATATCGCGATTGTGAAATCGCTACAGAATTCGTTGGCACGACGTACAGCGATGACAGCAGCAAAACGCCGTCATTTACGTGAACTTGAAGCGGAACTTGAGCAGCTTAAATCAACTGAACCTGCCCAACCTTTTGAAGAGGAACGCGTAAAACAAGATATCCAAGCGCTGCGCGAAAAAATCAACCGTGTACCGTTTATTGATACCTTTGATTTACGGTACAAAAATTATGAACGTCGCCCACTACCCACCAGCCAAGCAGTGATGTTCTGCTTAATGGATGTATCGGGGTCGATGGATCAAGCAACAAAAGATATTGCTAAACGCTTCTACATCTTGCTGTATTTATTCTTGAATCGAACATACAAGAATGTCGATGTGGTCTTTATTCGCCACCATACACAAGCAAAAGAAGTCGATGAGCATGAGTTTTTCTACTCCCAAGAAACAGGTGGCACGATTGTATCCAGTGCTTTACGCATGATGGATGACATTATCAAGAAACGTTACCCTCCTGGCGAGTGGAATGTCTATGCAGCTCAAGCCTCTGATGGGGATAACTGGGCAGATGATTCACCTGGTTGTCGTCAATTATTAAAAGAGAGTATTTTGCCAGTAACACGCTACTACTCTTATATCGAAATCACTCGCCGTGCGCACCAAACGCTCTGGCGTGAATACGAAACACTGCAAGGCAGTCACGCTAACTTTGCTATGCAGAACATACGGACGGTGGATGACATATTCCCTGTATTCAGGGAGCTATTTAAAAAACAAGTAAGTTAA
- the sppA gene encoding signal peptide peptidase SppA: MKMLFKGIGKIFRALWKLLSFTRQLILNLFFLAFVGIIIFAFTQGTEEPVQATKSALVLDLAGPIVEQRSIISPVDQLTSNALGRPQVQENVLFDIVDTIRHASTDNNITGLVLNLKDMAGTNLTKLRYIAKAINEFKEAGKPVYAFGDNFSQSQYYLASYADKVFMSPDGGVLLTGYGSYTLYYRSLLDKLDVNTHVFRVGTYKSFVEPYTRDSMSDAAREANTAWLNQLWGAYTQDVAANRQIEASALSPELDDFVKQLKAVNGDFAKLTLNMGLVDELVSRPLLLQKLVDAFGSDDNDSFKQISYYDYMPTVMPAELPSSNKIAVVVASGAIVDGDGRQQGTIAGDTTAAMLRDARLDDNVKAVILRVDSPGGSAFASEVIRNQVDALKQAGKPVVVSMSSLAASGGYWISSSADKIIAQPTTITGSIGIFAILTTFEKGLEKMGVYNDGVGTTPFAGVGVTRELPEGVAQVFQLGVEHGYQRFIGLVSQYRNMSLDQADHIAQGRVWTGKDAMDLGLVDQLGDFDDAIAAAANLAELDSYELQWITEELTPAELFLQSFTAKINVHLHNILLGQVPSALQPVAHQVATDLTTLNNFNDPKGQYAFCLNCTNSEK, encoded by the coding sequence ATGAAAATGTTATTTAAAGGGATCGGGAAGATTTTCCGCGCTCTATGGAAACTACTCAGCTTCACTCGTCAGCTTATTCTTAATCTGTTTTTCTTGGCTTTTGTTGGCATCATCATATTTGCCTTCACACAAGGAACGGAAGAGCCAGTACAGGCAACGAAATCAGCGCTTGTGCTCGATTTAGCTGGCCCTATTGTTGAGCAACGCAGCATTATCAGCCCTGTTGATCAACTCACCAGTAATGCGCTAGGCCGCCCACAAGTACAAGAAAATGTCTTGTTTGATATTGTTGATACCATTCGACACGCATCAACAGATAACAACATCACAGGCTTAGTACTGAATCTGAAAGACATGGCAGGGACTAATCTCACCAAACTGCGCTATATCGCTAAAGCGATTAACGAGTTTAAAGAGGCGGGTAAACCTGTTTACGCCTTTGGTGATAATTTCAGCCAAAGCCAGTACTACCTTGCAAGCTACGCAGACAAAGTCTTTATGTCACCAGACGGTGGCGTATTATTAACAGGCTACGGTAGCTACACTCTCTACTATAGAAGCCTACTCGACAAGTTAGACGTGAATACGCATGTATTCCGTGTGGGCACCTACAAATCATTTGTTGAACCTTACACTCGCGACAGCATGTCAGACGCTGCACGTGAAGCCAATACTGCATGGTTAAACCAATTGTGGGGCGCTTACACGCAAGATGTAGCCGCTAACCGCCAAATAGAAGCATCGGCACTCTCACCTGAACTTGATGATTTTGTTAAGCAGTTGAAGGCTGTAAATGGTGACTTTGCAAAACTAACATTAAACATGGGATTAGTTGATGAGCTAGTGAGCCGTCCTCTACTTCTACAAAAGTTAGTCGACGCTTTTGGTAGCGATGATAACGATAGCTTTAAACAAATCAGCTACTACGACTACATGCCAACTGTGATGCCTGCTGAACTTCCAAGCAGCAACAAAATTGCCGTTGTCGTCGCAAGTGGTGCAATCGTAGATGGTGATGGTCGCCAACAAGGCACTATTGCCGGTGACACCACAGCAGCAATGCTTCGTGATGCACGTCTAGATGATAATGTTAAAGCGGTAATTTTACGTGTTGATAGCCCTGGCGGCAGTGCATTTGCGTCTGAAGTCATCCGTAATCAAGTTGATGCATTAAAGCAAGCAGGCAAACCTGTCGTCGTGTCAATGTCGAGCCTAGCAGCATCGGGGGGTTACTGGATTTCATCAAGTGCCGACAAGATCATTGCTCAACCAACAACTATCACTGGTTCAATCGGTATTTTCGCCATTTTAACGACCTTCGAAAAAGGCTTGGAAAAAATGGGCGTTTATAACGATGGTGTCGGTACAACACCTTTCGCTGGTGTTGGCGTCACCCGTGAACTACCAGAAGGTGTCGCGCAAGTCTTCCAGCTTGGTGTTGAACACGGCTATCAGCGTTTTATTGGTTTAGTTAGCCAGTACCGAAATATGTCTCTTGATCAAGCGGACCATATTGCACAAGGGCGTGTATGGACGGGTAAAGATGCAATGGATCTTGGCCTTGTCGATCAGCTCGGTGATTTTGATGATGCTATTGCGGCGGCAGCAAACCTTGCTGAACTTGATAGCTACGAACTGCAATGGATAACTGAAGAACTAACACCTGCTGAACTCTTTTTGCAGAGCTTTACAGCCAAGATCAATGTTCATTTACATAATATCTTGTTGGGACAAGTTCCTTCAGCATTACAGCCTGTAGCACACCAAGTTGCAACAGACCTAACCACATTAAATAACTTTAATGATCCAAAAGGGCAATATGCTTTCTGCCTAAACTGCACCAATAGTGAAAAGTGA
- a CDS encoding PrkA family serine protein kinase encodes MSIFDHYRQRYEESKDEELSLQEFLEICRNDRSAYVNAAERLLMAIGEPEMIDTAQDPRLSRLFSNRVISRYKTFEDFYGMEEAIEQIVSYLKHAAQGLEERKQILYLLGPVGGGKSSLAEKLKSLMQKVPVYVLTADGVRSPVNDHPFSLFDKNEDGDLLNKEYAIPERYLNTIMSPWAAKRLHEFGGDITKFRVVKVRPSILDQVGIAKTEPGDENNQDISSLVGKVDIRQLEHFSQDDPDAYSYSGALCKANQGLMEFVEMFKAPLKVLHPLLTATQEGNYNGTEGLSALPYEGIILAHSNESEWQTFRNNKSNEAFLDRVYIVKVPYCLRISEETRIYEKLLQNSELSSAPCSPSTLDILARFSVLSRLKEPENSSLFSKMRVYDGETLKDTDPKAKSYQEYRDYAGVDEGMNGLSTRFAFKILSRVFNFDHSEVAANPVHLFYVLEQQIEREQFPQEVAEKYLEFLKGYLIPKYVEFIGKEIQTAYLESYSEYGQNIFDRYVSYADFWIQDQEYRDPETGQLFDRSALNNELEKIEKPAGISNPKDFRNEIVNFVLRARASNEGKNPNWTSYEKLRTVIEKKMFSNTEELLPVISFNAKTSTDEQKKHDDFVARMMEKGYTRKQVRLLSEWYLRVRKSS; translated from the coding sequence ATGAGTATTTTTGACCATTATCGTCAACGCTATGAAGAGTCCAAGGATGAAGAGCTTTCATTGCAAGAATTCCTTGAAATTTGTCGTAACGACCGAAGCGCATACGTAAACGCTGCCGAACGCCTACTTATGGCGATTGGTGAACCAGAAATGATTGATACAGCTCAAGACCCACGCTTGAGCCGCCTATTCTCTAACCGTGTGATCTCACGTTATAAAACGTTTGAAGATTTTTATGGTATGGAAGAAGCAATTGAACAAATCGTTTCTTACCTTAAGCATGCTGCGCAAGGTCTAGAAGAACGCAAACAAATCCTATACTTACTGGGCCCTGTCGGGGGCGGTAAATCTTCACTGGCTGAAAAGCTAAAAAGCTTAATGCAAAAAGTACCAGTTTACGTACTGACAGCAGACGGCGTTCGCAGCCCAGTAAACGATCACCCATTTAGCCTGTTTGATAAAAACGAAGATGGCGATCTTCTTAATAAAGAATATGCCATTCCAGAACGCTACCTCAATACCATCATGTCACCATGGGCAGCTAAACGTTTACACGAATTTGGTGGTGACATTACCAAGTTCCGCGTTGTAAAAGTACGTCCATCCATCTTAGATCAAGTGGGTATTGCCAAAACCGAACCTGGTGATGAGAACAACCAAGATATTTCATCGCTAGTTGGTAAAGTGGATATTCGCCAACTAGAGCATTTCTCGCAAGATGATCCAGATGCCTACAGTTATTCCGGTGCGCTTTGTAAAGCAAACCAAGGTTTGATGGAATTTGTAGAGATGTTTAAAGCACCACTAAAAGTGCTTCACCCTCTACTAACCGCGACGCAAGAAGGTAACTATAACGGTACAGAAGGCCTATCAGCCCTACCGTATGAAGGGATTATTCTTGCTCACTCGAATGAATCAGAGTGGCAAACCTTCCGTAATAACAAGAGCAATGAAGCCTTCCTCGATCGTGTCTACATCGTGAAAGTGCCTTACTGTTTACGTATTTCGGAAGAAACTCGAATTTACGAAAAACTACTTCAAAACAGTGAGTTATCAAGTGCTCCTTGCTCGCCAAGCACACTCGATATTCTTGCTCGCTTCTCGGTACTTTCTCGTCTAAAAGAGCCAGAGAATTCAAGCCTCTTCTCAAAAATGCGTGTTTATGATGGTGAGACCCTCAAAGATACGGATCCAAAAGCGAAATCGTACCAGGAGTATCGTGATTACGCAGGGGTCGATGAAGGTATGAACGGCCTATCTACGCGTTTTGCTTTTAAGATCTTATCTCGTGTCTTTAACTTTGACCATTCAGAAGTGGCCGCTAACCCCGTTCATCTGTTCTATGTTCTTGAACAGCAAATTGAACGTGAGCAGTTCCCACAAGAAGTCGCTGAAAAATACCTTGAGTTCCTAAAAGGATACTTGATTCCTAAGTACGTTGAATTTATTGGTAAAGAAATTCAAACCGCTTACTTAGAATCTTACTCTGAGTATGGCCAGAACATCTTTGACCGCTATGTCAGCTATGCCGATTTCTGGATTCAAGATCAAGAGTATCGCGATCCTGAAACAGGTCAACTTTTCGACCGCTCTGCGCTTAATAACGAGCTAGAGAAAATCGAAAAGCCAGCGGGTATCAGTAACCCTAAAGACTTCCGTAACGAAATCGTCAACTTTGTTCTACGTGCTCGTGCCAGTAATGAAGGGAAAAATCCCAACTGGACCAGCTATGAAAAACTGCGCACCGTTATCGAGAAAAAAATGTTCTCGAATACCGAGGAACTGCTCCCAGTTATTTCTTTCAATGCCAAAACCTCTACCGACGAGCAGAAAAAACACGATGATTTCGTTGCTCGTATGATGGAGAAAGGCTACACCCGCAAGCAAGTGCGTTTGCTATCTGAATGGTACCTACGCGTTCGTAAATCATCGTAG